One Danio rerio strain Tuebingen ecotype United States chromosome 13, GRCz12tu, whole genome shotgun sequence DNA window includes the following coding sequences:
- the LOC141377173 gene encoding uncharacterized protein yields MARAPSDRPIRPDDVRSSRSRRPPAWLEQYEVDLPRLVEREKPRQHPASMMDRGSYMERSAEMTPLPKYPTTRNWSTGGMEERNLVSSQVPLYESTPAPSHYNPSVLEVIQQLQEDNRKLHSTMIEMQQRINQNAVLSPVLPPHPLSQSVAVPAHSAMIKTPNNVAKRLGQQSVIEETEEEWPPPPPPVTLHERPKQPNPDISDFMEELKERIHKLELKRSSPPSTPNYYQPNDDPDESESWSDYSNTAAPPLPPPRDYKFTDLQPRRQERSYRGPKPSIPDFTCDDPREFARLRISLENILPPDATERFKYQILVDHLKFEEPLLIADSYSNSLFPYSDTMASLIQHYGQPHQLALRRIAELMDGPTIRSGDSVGFRKFALRVRALVGMLEQLEQEGRVELQCGSHVARLSSKLPQEFRANFRRYFHPQRKGVPSLMDFSEWLEYELQIQEGGDMLDRIETGREAAKRQREPKRDGKTRSKSMNVLLGSTQTTLTEAPSAIKSPSQWPEKVRVYCPYCCNNLHNLDDCSNFSQLTRQQQKQWVINNRRCWRCGRGHQAAQCRLRAQCSNCKGKHLTALHEINTQPGELCKEEKHRDETTCGLVNSSSDILYLDRKAGCSQVLLKVSKVLLRNGSHTLETYAVLDDGSERTILLQEAAQKLKLQGQSESLTLRTVRQDLRVIQGSSVSFTISPASQPERVYKIIRAFTADQLGLAEHTYPIERLQCKYRHLRMLPLPDIKGAKPLLLIGSDFPHLITPIQPVRLGPPGGPAAVKTRLGWTLQGPTKYLPLQNGSQSCLFTSTLSPSAELHNHVENLWKLDVLPYRNEKVVTRSRQDQAAMDLLQTKTVRVNVDGVQRYATPLLRVQSMPTLFAPPTSVLANLRNTEKRLLKDPDRATAYNAEILKLENLGYVERVSQDVWKSSSESWFIPHHMVTHNEKARIVFNCSFTHQGHNLNELLLPGPNLSSSLLGVLLRFREHATAISSDIRGMFHQVRLLPEDRPLLRFLWRDLSKESPPSVYEWQVLPFGTTCSPCCATYALQRHVTDHSQEGDEVRDAVERHFYVDNWLQSFPSSEKAKALVNKLRELLNGGGFELRQWTSNVPEVIRHLPQAILSQDSEQWLNQSQMDPQEPALGLRWRCKSDTLVYQSHLREASPTTMRNIYRVLASQYDPIGLIIPFTTRAKILVQMLWNKQREWDDPLLPNDILEAWLAWESELPHLEKLSLPRCYTKPHLDHPSCTREVHIFCDASERAYGCVGYLRTEDPHGQVEVAFITSRSRVAPKKQLSVPRLELCAALTGAQLAHLLQRELTLNIERITLWTDSTTVLTWIHSDSCRFKVFVGTRVAEIQDLTDSTNWHYVDSLNNPADDITRGKTLLELTGENRWVKGPPFLWLSPKYWPNIPVGPKEEDSEELRKPASCLNIATNTLNPGYPDPKDFHCFNDLLKATAQYLHGAAPSDSPGPTAENYQMAELEILRAAQKESFPEETQSLTAGKPVPSSSRLAMLAPELDEEMNIIRVGGRLRRCNQLELETAHPVVLDPKHPVSKMLIRHVDSNLKHPGSERLFGELRRKYWILRGREAVRKEQRGCVECQKWRAQPVVPRMADLPPARLRLHSPPFFSTGMDCFGPFLVKIGRRNEKRWGILFKCLTTRAVHIEVLTSLDTDSFLMSLRRFISRRGKPAEVLSDQGTNFKGGERELSDSFKDMHPSLQTLLAEHQIKFIFNPPSAPHFGGSWEREIRSIKTALYATLNAQSVTEEMLNTILIEIEGILNSKPLGYLSSDVADPDPVTPNLLLMGRLDPSLPQILYHDSAALSRRRWRSCQVLADRFWSQFLKNYLPALQTREKWQTDTNPLQPDTVVLIVDPQLPRALWPIGRVIKVFPGADGRIRTAEVQVKDRSYIRPTSRLIRLPTVSDD; encoded by the coding sequence CCACCACCCCCTCCCCCTGTGACATTACATGAACGGCCTAAACAGCCCAATCCAGATATCTCAGATTTTATGGAAGAGCTGAAAGAGCGAATTCATAAACTAGAACTAAAACGGTCATCTCCCCCATCTACACCAAATTATTACCAGCCAAACGATGACCCAGATGAGTCAGAGTCTTGGTCAGACTATAGTAATACAGCAGCTCCCCCATTGCCCCCACCAAGAGACTATAAATTTACTGATTTACAACCCCGTAGACAAGAGAGATCATATAGGGGTCCCAAACCTTCCATTCCAGACTTCACTTGTGATGATCCCAGAGAGTTTGCTAGGCTTCGGATATCCCTGGAGAACATTCTCCCACCTGACGCTACAGAGAGATTCAAATATCAAATTCTGGTGGACCATCTCAAATTTGAAGAGCCACTCCTAATAGCTGACTCGTATAGTAACTCGTTGTTCCCCTACTCAGATACTATGGCCTCACTCATTCAGCACTATGGACAACCTCACCAACTGGCGCTGAGGAGAATAGCAGAGCTAATGGATGGGCCAACTATCCGATCAGGAGACTCTGTGGGATTTCGTAAATTCGCACTGAGGGTTAGAGCTCTGGTCGGAATGCTTGAACAACTTGAGCAGGAAGGACGTGTTGAACTTCAGTGTGGGTCACACGTGGCCAGGCTAAGCAGCAAATTACCACAGGAGTTTAGGGCCAACTTTAGGCGATATTTTCACCCCCAAAGGAAAGGAGTTCCCTCCCTTATGGACTTCTCAGAGTGGTTGGAGTATGAGCTGCAGATCCAAGAAGGTGGTGATATGCTTGACCGCATAGAGACTGGCAGAGAGGCTGCTAAAAGGCAAAGAGAGCCAAAGAGAGATGGTAAAACACGAAGCAAGTCAATGAATGTTTTATTAGGCTCTACACAAACTACCTTGACTGAAGCACCTTCTGCAATAAAGTCCCCTTCACAGTGGCCTGAAAAGGTCAGAGTATACTGTCCTTACTGCTGTAATAACCTGCACAATCTAGATGATTGTTCCAACTTCTCTCAGCTTACCAGACAGCAGCAGAAGCAATGGGTCATAAACAACCGGCGTTGCTGGAGATGCGGTCGAGGTCACCAAGCAGCCCAGTGTCGTCTAAGAGCACAATGCAGTAACTGTAAAGGCAAGCATCTGACTGCGCTTCACGAAATAAATACCCAACCAGGAGAACTGTGTAAGGAGGAGAAACACAGGGATGAAACAACTTGCGGACTGGTTAACTCTTCCTCTGATATCCTGTATCTTGATAGGAAAGCTGGGTGCAGTCAAGTCCTCCTTAAAGTCAGTAAAGTGCTCCTGCGTAATGGCAGTCATACACTGGAAACATACGCTGTCTTAGACGATGGATCAGAACGAACCATTCTCCTTCAAGAAGCAGCACAGAAGCTAAAATTACAAGGGCAATCTGAGAGCCTTACCCTTAGAACAGTACGACAAGACCTCCGGGTGATACAAGGCTCATCTGTTTCCTTCACTATCTCACCCGCCAGCCAACCTGAGAGAGTCTATAAGATAATAAGGGCCTTCACTGCTGATCAGCTAGGTCTAGCAGAACACACATACCCGATTGAACGACTGCAGTGTAAATATAGACACCTGCGAATGTTGCCTCTACCAGACATAAAAGGTGCCAAACCTCTCCTTCTCATCGGTTCAGATTTCCCACATCTGATAACTCCAATTCAACCTGTAAGATTGGGACCTCCAGGGGGACCAGCTGCTGTTAAGACAAGACTTGGCTGGACACTTCAAGGCCCTACTAAGTACTTGCCATTACAGAATGGATCCCAGTCATGCTTGTTCACATCTACACTCTCGCCATCAGCCGAGCTGCATAATCATGTGGAAAATCTTTGGAAGCTTGATGTCTTGCCATACAGAAATGAGAAGGTAGTTACAAGATCTCGGCAGGATCAGGCAGCTATGGATCTCCTGCAGACCAAGACTGTTAGAGTGAACGTAGATGGAGTACAGAGATATGCCACACCCTTGCTAAGAGTGCAGTCTATGCCAACCTTGTTTGCCCCACCAACTTCTGTCCTTGCCAATCTTCGCAATACAGAGAAGCGCCTGCTCAAAGACCCAGATCGCGCCACAGCGTACAATGCAGAAATTCTAAAACTTGAAAACTTAGGATATGTTGAAAGAGTGAGCCAAGACGTGTGGAAGTCCTCTAGTGAGTCATGGTTCATACCACATCACATGGTGACCCACAATGAGAAGGCTAGAATCGTGTTCAACTGTTCCTTTACACATCAAGGACATAATCTGAACGAACTGCTGCTGCCTGGCCCCAATCTGAGCTCTTCATTATTGGGTGTCTTGTTGAGATTCAGGGAACATGCCACAGCCATCAGCAGCGACATAAGAGGAATGTTCCATCAGGTACGACTCCTCCCTGAGGACAGACCTCTCTTACGGTTCCTATGGCGTGACCTGAGCAAAGAAAGCCCACCTAGCGTTTATGAATGGCAGGTCCTACCCTTTGGGACAACCTGTTCCCCATGCTGTGCCACATATGCACTTCAAAGGCACGTTACTGACCACAGTCAGGAAGGGGATGAGGTTCGTGACGCAGTTGAGAGGCACTTTTATGTGGACAATTGGCTCCAAAGCTTCCCTTCatcagaaaaagccaaagcattGGTTAACAAATTGAGAGAACTACTCAATGGTGGCGGTTTTGAGTTAAGGCAATGGACAAGCAATGTCCCAGAGGTCATAAGACACCTTCCTCAAGCAATACTCTCCCAGGATAGTGAGCAATGGCTTAATCAGAGCCAAATGGACCCGCAGGAACCTGCCTTGGGACTACGTTGGAGGTGTAAATCTGACACACTAGTATACCAATCCCACTTGAGGGAAGCAAGCCCCACAACTATGAGGAACATTTATAGAGTGTTGGCCAGCCAATATGACCCAATTGGACTCATAATTCCATTCACCACAAGAGCCAAAATCCTTGTGCAGATGTTATGGAATAAACAGAGAGAATGGGATGATCCGTTACTTCCTAATGACATATTGGAAGCTTGGTTAGCATGGGAGAGTGAACTGCCTCATCTGGAGAAACTGAGCTTGCCCCGATGTTACACAAAACCTCACCTAGACCACCCCAGTTGTACAAGAGAAGTGCATATCTTCTGTGATGCGTCAGAACGGGCTTATGGGTGTGTTGGATACCTGCGCACTGAAGATCCACATGGTCAAGTAGAAGTAGCCTTCATTACTTCAAGATCACGAGTAGCTCCTAAAAAGCAGCTATCAGTGCCAAGGCTGGAGCTGTGTGCCGCCCTCACTGGCGCCCAACTTGCACATCTGCTACAAAGAGAACTGACCCTAAACATTGAACGAATCACACTATGGACCGACTCAACCACAGTCCTCACTTGGATTCACTCTGATTCCTGCCGGTTCAAGGTATTTGTCGGGACAAGAGTCGCCGAAATTCAGGATCTAACTGATAGCACAAACTGGCACTATGTTGACTCTCTAAATAACCCAGCTGATGACATCACAAGGGGGAAAACTCTGTTGGAACTGACAGGTGAGAATCGATGGGTCAAGGGACCTCCCTTTCTGTGGCTTTCACCCAAATACTGGCCTAATATCCCAGTCGGCCCCAAAGAGGAAGATTCAGAAGAGTTACGTAAACCTGCTTCCTGCTTAAATATTGCTACAAACACCCTTAACCCTGGTTATCCTGACCCCAAAGATTTTCACTGCTTTAATGACTTGTTGAAAGCAACTGCACAGTATCTACATGGGGCGGCCCCATCTGACTCTCCAGGCCCTACCGCAGAAAACTACCAGATGGCAGAATTAGAGATTCTCAGAGCTGCCCAGAAAGAGAGTTTCCCGGAGGAGACTCAGTCTCTTACTGCTGGTAAACCAGTGCCATCATCAAGTCGCCTAGCTATGTTAGCACCTGAACTTGATGAAGAGATGAACATCATTCGCGTTGGTGGCAGACTACGCAGATGCAACCAGTTGGAACTAGAAACTGCTCATCCAGTTGTATTAGATCCAAAGCACCCAGTGAGTAAGATGCTCATCAGACATGTTGACAGTAACCTAAAGCACCCTGGCTCGGAAAGACTGTTTGGGGAGTTAAGACGCAAGTACTGGATACTGCGTGGCCGCGAGGCAGTTCGAAAGGAGCAACGTGGCTGTGTGGAATGTCAAAAATGGAGAGCTCAGCCAGTGGTTCCTCGCATGGCAGACTTGCCTCCTGCACGCCTGCGCCTCCACAGTCCCCCCTTCTTTTCAACTGGAATGGACTGCTTTGGGCCCTTTCTTGTAAAAATAGGCCGCCGTAATGAAAAGAGATGGGGGATCCTATTTAAATGCTTGACGACAAGGGCAGTGCACATCGAAGTCTTAACCAGTCTCGACACAGATTCATTCCTGATGTCTTTAAGAAGGTTTATTTCTCGCAGAGGCAAGCCCGCTGAAGTACTGTCTGACCAAGGCACTAATTTTAAAGGAGGCGAGCGAGAACTCAGTGATTCCTTCAAAGACATGCACCCTTCCCTTCAAACACTCCTGGCAGAGCATCAGATCAAGTTCATATTTAACCCCCCTAGTGCTCCGCACTTTGGAGGTTCCTGGGAAAGGGAAATCAGATCCATAAAGACAGCATTATATGCCACACTCAATGCTCAGTCTGTGACAGAAGAGATGCTTAACACCATCTTGATTGAAATTGAAGGAATCTTGAATTCCAAGCCGTTAGGTTACCTCTCTTCTGATGTGGCTGACCCAGACCCAGTAACCCCAAATCTCCTTCTCATGGGGCGGCTAGACCCTTCTTTGCCACAAATACTTTACCATGACTCAGCAGCACTCAGTCGACGGCGCTGGAGATCCTGTCAAGTCCTTGCTGACCGATTCTGGTCCCAGTTCTTGAAGAATTACTTACCTGCCTTGCAAACTCGAGAAAAATGGCAAACGGACACAAACCCTTTACAACCAGATACAGTAGTTCTCATAGTGGACCCTCAACTGCCCAGAGCACTATGGCCAATAGGACGAGTCATCAAGGTATTCCCAGGAGCTGATGGAAGAATCCGAACAGCTGAGGTTCAAGTGAAGGATCGATCCTACATCAGGCCGACTAGCAGGCTGATCCGCCTCCCCACTGTGTCCGATGATTAG